The Carcharodon carcharias isolate sCarCar2 chromosome 17, sCarCar2.pri, whole genome shotgun sequence DNA segment TTGATTCATGCAGATCTGGTTTAAACTCACCTTCTGTCAGTACTGACCTAATACATGTAGCAGGTTCCTCTGGTATTTTCAAAGGTGTGGTCATGTAGTCATAGTCTTCAATATAAACAATCACAGTGAGCAATGTGCCAAACCCTATTTTCTGCTGATACAACATACATGGCAGGTACAATTCAACAAGCGATTTTTATGCATGCCTTATCCTTCAGCAAACACAATTCCATCCAGCAGTGCAGATTTCCAGTCTGTTGGTATAACTGAAGAGTTACCAGCTGGAATCTGAAGCTGCCCATTGTTATATGTTACAAATAGGGTAAGAAGCAATTATAATAGCTTCTGTAATCTTGAAAGCAATATGCAACTTGTCCTTCAAATGATTATTTATCAGAGACAACTTTCCAGCTCTTAACTTATTCAGTCACTAGCAACAACCCAGGTTTGTCATAGAGATCAATTATATATGCAAAAACAAATCTCAACAAATGAAGACTTGTTGGATGGATCTACTAATCTGCTTTACATGGAGGTTCTTGATTTTATGTCTGAAAATGGAAGAAGAGTTCCAGAAATGCAGTGTTTGTTTAAAAGATATTGAGAAAAATGTGGAGATAGTGCCCATTAATTACCACACAATTTACTAGCTGACCTCAAATGTAGAATCACAATCATTCCTTCTTTATTAGATTAAACTTGTAAAAGTTACTTGGTACTTACATTAATAGCACTTACGTCTTTCATATTTGACAGACTGGTTGGTTGCTTTTGAACCTATCTGATTACATTCATCCATTACCTATTTGTCCATACTTTATATTGTTCACAGCTCAATGTTTAACCTTCAGCACTTAACTTTAAATTTCATTTTCAAAGCCACCCTACCTGCATTCACTGTCTAAGTGTGATTCACTTAATGTGTTATTGAAAGGGATATAGACTGGCTCTTGCCCTCTATCCCAATTCATTATGAACTTTTTCACCTGAATTCACTGTCCTCCTATCCTGCCTCAATCTCTTCCTCCATATAAATTCCCCTCCACATACTCACGCCACTCTCTTGACCTTGTCATCTCCCATGGCTTCACTACTCCCATCATGTCAACCGCAGATAAGgtcatctctgatcacttccttgtaagtCCCTCCATCCATATCCCCCTTCCTCCATCCTTCTGTGTCCACCTTTGGATAAAACATTCCCCCAACTGTACTTGCAAAATTCCAACTGTCTAGCCTATGACGCTCTGTTTAGTATGACATTTCTGCAACTACAGACCTGCtcaatcacaccctcacctccatcttTAATGCCCTTTCCCTATTAAATTCATAACTCTCTCTCATGCTAGCTGTCCCCATGGCATATCCCTTGTCATTGATTCCTTAAGCCCAAGACACACAGACTTAAGAGATATGGAGGGAACTGGTTCAGCTATTCACTGCCGCTAGGCCACATAAACCACAATCAGTTCCTGCTCTACCAGCTCACCATCCCGGGGAATACAAAGACAACTCCAAGCTTCTCTTCTCCACTCGAAATtgtcttcttaaacccctctctcctgtcccctTCACCCTCACCTCTGACTACAAGTGAGAAGTTCATTAATACTATCTGTTCAGCCATCTTTGCTGCTTCCCTCCTTTCCCCTGGCCCACTGAACTAAAGGTTCTCTAAtccctagccctgaacttgcatctttctctaatTTCTCTCCTATTTCCCCTGATGCCCTTGCTGAGTTCATCTTGTCTGAGCCATAACTTCAGTGCTCTGGGGAAGTGTATCTGGGcttaccccaaagatgtgctggggaaaccccacccccacaccccctggaGGTTCGCAGGtaaggtttgcacggcaattgcctgggaagcgCAAACTTTCGAAGTGCAATTCCTGCACTGTGAACCATCCGAaaattgtgatttaaatcacaaacttctgtggttccaactgtcttacagcaatagttacccagaaaatgttagaacaaTTAAAACCACTTGagacttctgggtaactattgtacataCCCACACTGAACCCCCCATAGGACTCCCCCCGCACTCCCAAACCCCCATAGGCCATACCCCAACAATGATTACCACCTCCCCCCCGTCCGCAACATCTGGTGGAGCTCCACCTGACTGTGTGAACTCCCCCGACTGGCCAAAACCCCCCAAGTGGCGGACAGCTCCTCCACCCCCCGACTGGCCACCCCTCCCATGCCCGCCCCCACACCTGGCgagccaacacccccacccccagactggCCACCCCTCCCATGCCCGCCCCCACATCTGACtagccaaccccccccacccccagattggccgaccctccaccctccccaccccctgcacccccTGACTGGCCAATcgcgtgcccccccccccaattccccAACTGGCTGAccgatcccaccccaccccaaccccactccccgcacccaccccctcaccgatTGGCTGACCATCCCACCACCCGACtggccaaccaccccccccacccctgactgatcgacccccccgcccctcccagaTTGACCAATTTACtaatcccccaccccactgactgtccagcccctcccccgactTGCTGCCCCCCTGATTTCTCCCCCCTCTGACTGGctgaccccccaccaccctatctcactctctaacAAACCCCCCAACTCCCCGCATCCCCAGATTGACtgacagccccacccccccaactggtCAACCCTTCCAAATCCCAGCCCCAACCCCTCCCTGGCTGGCTGGCCCTGCACGGTCCTGACTGTCTCCCACCCTGAATGGCCGACAGCACCCCCCACCTACTGACTGgctgacacccccaccccaaatgcctgacaatgcccccccaccccaacttacCTGACAATCCTACcttctcagagataaaaacaaaaaaactgcggatgctggaaatccaaaacaaaaacaaaaacagaattacctggaaaaactcagcaggtctggcagcatcggcggagaagaaaagagttgacgtttcgagtcctcatgacccttcgacagaacttgagttcgagtccaagaaagagttgaaatataagctggtttaaggtgtgtgtgttgggggcggagagagagagagagagagaggtggagtgggggtgtggttgtagggataaacaagcagtgatagaagcagatcatcaaaagatgtcaacaacaataatacaaaagaacacataggtgttaaagttaaagttggtgatattatctaaacgaatgtgctaattaagaatggatggtagggcactcaaggtatagctctagtgggggtggggagagcataaaagatgtaaaaaataaataaataaataaaaaaaaattttctctttcccttttttttctttttctctttttataatggaaataggtggggaaaggaaaatctatataatttattggaaaaaaaaagagaaaaggaagggggaaacagaaagggggtggggatgggggagggagctcacgacctaaagttgttgaattcaatattcagtccggatggctgtaaagtgcctagtcggaagatgaggtgttgttcctccagtttgcgttgggcttcactggaacaatgcagcaagccaaggacagacatgtgggcaagagagcagggtggagtgttaaaatggcaagcgacagggaggtttgggtcattcttgcggacagactgcaggtgttctgcaaagcggtcgcccagtttacgtttggtctctccaatgtagaggtctcctcatcttccgactaggcactttacagccatccggactgaatattgaattcaacaactttaggtcgtcagctccctcccccatccccaccccctttctgtttcccccttccttttctcttttttttccaataaattatatagattttccttttcccacctatttccattataaaaagagaaaaagaaaaaaaaagtagagaaaaaaaaatatttatttatttatttattttacatcttttatgctctccccacccccactagagctataccttgagtgccctaccatccattcttaattagcacattcgtttagataatatcaccaactttaacacctatgtgttcttttgtattattgttgttgacatcttttgatgatctgcttctatcactgcttgtttgtccctacaaccacacccccactccacttctctctctctctctctctccgcccccaacacacacaccttaaaccagcttatatttcaactctttcttggactcgaactcaagttctgtcgaagggtcatgaggactcgaaacgtcaactcttttcttctccgccgatgctgccagacctgctgagtttttccaggtaattctgtttttgtttttgttttgaatcctaccttctccctggcttgaaagttgctggacctttaaactcGCCTGATTTACAGCAGCTGGCACCATAAAAATGGGAGTGTGGCCGCTTTCCGTCCGATTCagcaggtggggggtggtggggacaaCTGAAGGGCTAAGGAGTGCGCTGCTCTGCACAGTTGGAAGGTCAGGAAGGACAGAGTCGAAAAAATTTCAGGTAAGGAATTTGGAGCAGAGCAGCAATCCAACTCTGCCTGCCACTCTGCGGAAGTTCAGGCCCAATGTTTCAGTTCATTAGAACAGTTAACAGTAACCCCCTCAGGTACTGTTTccttctccttcaaatctgccatcatcattgCTCTCCTAAAAATTGCATCCGTGGCCTTTTTGTCCATGCAAACTagcatcccatctccaacctccctctccTTTCCAATGTCCTTGAACATGCTGTTGCCCCTTAAATCTAGGCACAACTTTTCCCCAACTCCTTCTTTGAATCCCTCCAGTCAGGCTCATCACAATACTGAAACTGCCTTTATTAATGTCACAACGGACATCTTAAATGACTGTGGCAGTcataaactatccctcctcatgcAGCCTCTGGCAAGATtggccacaccatcctcctccattgTCCAGATGGGTGGACTCTCCTCCTCTGATTCCATTTTTACCTATGAGGCCATAGCCAGAAAATCtcctgcaatagcttctcttcccATTCATGAACTATTAACCCTGATATCCCCCAAATATCTATCTTTGGCTCCCTCCTATTtcacatctacatgctgccccataATGACTTCACCTGAAATGTAAGATTCCACCTGTACGCTGacaacacccagttctacctcaccatcacctctctcaatccctcttctGTCTCTGTCAAACTGCTTCCTTGATATCCAGTACCGAATGAGCAGAAACTCTCTCCAGCTAAGtattgggaagatcaaagccattgtcttcagtccacACCACAAACTCCCTTCTCTACCTACTGATTCCAGCCCTCTTCCTGGCAACTGTCTAAGGCTGAAACAAGCTATTCTCAATCTTGGTGtcgtatttgaccctgagatgagcatCCAACCACTATTCCTTCCGTAACCAAGACTAGTTCCACCTTTGTAACAGCGTCCAACACCgcctcatccatacctttgttacttccagacttgactattccaatggtcTCCTAGATCGCCTCCCATTTTCCACACCACATAAACCTGAGTTCATCCAAtattctgctgcccatatcctaacttgcaccaggtGCTGCTCAtgcatcaccctcactgacctacattggctcctgggtCTGGCAAAGCCTAGGTTTTAAATTTCACAgccttgtttccaaatccatccatggtttcaccttctttctttctctgtaatcccctccaacgacacaaccctctgagatttctgtgctcctctaattatgGCCTCTTAAACATCCCCAATTGTCTGACCATTGACagtcatgtcttcagctgctgAAGTTCTAATCTGTGGAATTTCTTCCTTAAAGATCCTGCCTctcaacctctctttcctcctttaaggtgctcttCAAAACCTACTTCTTTAAGCTTATGCGtcccagtgtcaaattttatttggtaATTTCTCCTGGAGCATTTTACTACAGTGaatttgctatataaatgcaagttattggtgTACTGGACtcaactgtgcacacacacagaaataaatgTGCACTGTAAAACTTTCTTTCTTATGTGGTGCCAGTTTTATTAGGTAGACATTTTTAAACACTCAATGGAATAAAAATTGAGCGCATTGAATGTGGAAGATCAATTATTATTTCTTTTCTGTTGCAGGTATTTAGGAATAACAAGACCATTGACATATCCGgtcagacagaatgggaaaggcaTGGCTAAaatgatcctgtgtgtgtggctcctggcTGCATCCATTACACTACCACCTCTGTTTGGCTGGGCCAAAAATATCAATGATGGCAAGGTATGCCTGATCAGCCAAGATTTTGGTTACACTATTTATTCTACTGCAGTGGCATTCTATATCCCAATGTCGGTCATGCTTCTGATGTACCATCAGATTTTCAAGGCTGCCAAGAAGAGCGCTGCCAAACATACGTTTGCAGGATTCCCTCGGCCGGGTGACAAGCGCATGAGTGAGGCTGCTAAAATAGGAGTGAAACCACGCAAAGAGTCAGAGGAATGTGCCCACTTTGCCCGACTTTTGAAAAATGACAGGAAGAACATGTCAATCTTCAAAAGGGAGCAGAAAGCTGCGACAACCCTTGGCATTGTAGTTGGGGCATTCACTGTGTGCTGGCTGCCATTTTTCATACTTTCGACTGCAAGACCTTTCATCTGTGGCACTGAATGCAGCTGTATACCCCTTTGGTTGGAAAGAACAATCATGTGGTTTGGCTACACAAATTCTCTGCTAAACCCATTCATTTATGCATTATTCAACAGAGATCTGCGGACAACCTACCACAACTTGTTGCGGTGCAGGTACAGGAATATTAACCGTAAACTCTCTGCAGCAGGGATGCACGAAGCTCTCAAGATGGCAGAGAGGCCAGAACTGGTACTGTAAGAGGGGCAGGTTCTTTGAAACAGAAATACCTCAGGGAGAGAAGAATCCTCTTTAAGTCTGTAAACTGTTGTTGCAGTATCTTGGGCTCTTAAACAGAAACAAATGAGAAATTGTTCATTCATAAGATCTCCTTCACACAGCAAAGAGGTTGCTTGAGTTGGGCTAGTTCTAGAGATACTGCCAGATGGGAGTAGGGTGCTAGCCACATCTTTTCGGTGGGTGTTGGGAAATGGGTCACTCAGTTTTACAGTGGAAACGGGCTGGAGCTTCATTAGCCCATGTAACCTGGGGTCGTAGGATGTCAATAGGACCTTGATGCAACTTTGAAGTACCAATTGGTGGAGCAAATTCTGCTTATTAGTTCTTGGCATAGGGAGGCCTAACCAGTAGTTTGCTGCGTTAATGCTCCTCCTGAGCACACAAACCCACTCCTCCCTGACGGATGACCCTCTGCAATGGTCCCTTATGATTGTCACCTCCCCAACTCCATCTTTTAGCTTATTGTAACCAGATGTGGTCTGCAGAGCAGCTTGTCACATATAATGTCATCTCCAAGCAGTGAACTGCTCCTAATACCAAAAAAAAGATGGTTCGGGCCGTTGACCACTCCCATTGGTCTCCCACCCAAGGACGGCACGTACTTCAAAATCGACATCACCAAGTGATTAACAAGCCCCTAAAACTGGCAGCATGTTTTCAGAGCTGTACTTCATAGGAGCTCCCATTCCCATTCCATGTAAAGTTCTGGGATCCCTCACAATTGGGCCAGCTCTTTTTTCCTAATTTTTGGAGAATTGTCTGCCTCTAGCATTGCAATTTCCCAACTTCTGGAGCCATTCTTTACAGCTTTAATTGTATGTTAGAAGGGGTAAGAATAAAGTTAGAActagtatttatatagtgcctcaggacatctcaaagtgttttacagcaaaCAATGTACTTTTTCAAAGCATACCTGTTGTTAAATTGATGaaattgcagcagccaatttgcacacagcaaattccaACAAAAAACAAAGTGATAATAACTGGATAATTTGCTTTTAGGTGTTGGCTGAGGAGTAAGTATTGACGAGAGACCAGGGAGAACTCACCTGCACTTCTTCTAaacagtgctatgggatcttttatgtttccctgagagggcagacagggccttagtttaacatgTCATCTGAAATGTGGCAcctaccaacagtgcagcactccctcagtaaaatcatcggaaataggagcaggagtagccattcagcccactgagcatGCTTTGCcataataagattatggctgattgtaaccttaactccactttcctgcctgacccccaacctgctcaaccattcctcataagacgactcaatcagccaagtgaaccttctttgaactgcttccaatgcaagcataGATTAAAGTAAAGATTTTCTGCATGAGTCTGTAAAATAAgatttaaacccacaaccttctgtctcAGAGATGAAAATACTGAGCTGTCACTGAGCTACAGATGACAAGTATGGCATTTGCCCCTTTGTCTGTTTTAATCATTTCATGGTGCTCTCTTTTAGCACCTGGATCTTTGAATAGCAATTCAGGACAAAACAGAGGTAAACATTAATTTGCTATATGCTTTAGGATATCTGTTGATCCTCACTTATGGAAACAAATCACCTTTCTATGGATAGAAATACTCCGGCACTTTGGTTCCGTCTCATAGACTCTGACAAAGAGAATAGAAAACACCACAACTTTATAAGTATTCAAGTGGTCTCCAGTGCTGAGCCAAATTTGAGCAATAAAGATAAATGGAGAGAAGCAAACTAAACACCTAGCCACTCCCAGTGGTttagaaaaaaagagttaaaccAGCAACTGAGACTGACTTCTGGTAATTTCACGCTGAGCAAATTGAAACAATATTCAGACCTAAGGATGGAATATTTTGTTCCTTCCTGTTCTACCAGAAGCTTTAATGCGGTAAAATAATACAGCAATTTGTGCTCCGTTGCACAGGGGCAGGTAATTTGCTCAAATTGAGTTTCTCTAAAATGTGATCCATTATTGCAATGTTGGTACTTGTGTTTCAATGTCATCGTGAATGAAAGTCATAAGCGATTTATAACAGGCAGCTGAATCaatatcacccattttacacatCACCCCAAAGTCAATGTTTTCCCTGTTTTAGGATGGAACAAAGCAGGGGGAGAtggatggcatagtggtaatgtcactggactagtagtccagaggccTAGGGTAATGTTCTTGAGGGGGGTGGAAGGCTCAAACCCtaccactgcagctggtggagtttaaattcattttattatctggaattgaaaagtttGTCTCAATAATGGTAACCAAGGAAGccattgtcctaaaaacccaaagccacaccaatgtggttgactcttaactgtcctctgaaatggtgtggtaaaccactcaagggcgattagggatgggcaacaaatgctggccttgccagtggtgcctATGTCCCATGAAAGGAAAATAAATGTCTCTAAGAAACAGGGGTTAATTTTATAGGGGGAGGCGGCATATTGCTTACCCGCCCCTCCTCTATCCCGGTAGAAAAGTTGGTTAGCAGCTTGTTGCATTTAAAAAGGGCGGCCCTGCAGGGACAACATACtgggggggtgggattggagGGGGGAATGGTGATTGGTTACCTTAATGAGGTGAGAGTAGGACGTTTGCCCCTCAGGAGCAGGGAAAGTACCACCcttaagagctgccagccaatttgattgACCAGCACTTTGGTCCCAGCAGCTCCAAGGCACTGCTGGGTATACAAGGGAGTCCCAAGAAGATGGTCATAGATACCAGACTTAGGCAAGTCTGGGGCTTTTGGGAGGGATCGGAGACCCTAGTGAGGGGACAGGGTGGGGCAAGTTTTAGAAGCTGGggaggaggaacaaagggattggCACcactttttttttgggggggcagGTATTCTTGATGCACACAGAGGAACCCCCCCCCTCCAAAGTAGGTACCTGCCCCCCCCTTCCTGCTGTTTACCCCAAGTTGGGAAAGTAGCGGGCTAGCCActttctttccaccttcccctgtcCAACATATTATGGTGGCAGAGATGGTAAGAGGCCCTGAAGTGGTGTTTAATTAACCAGTTACAGACCTCAATCAGCCTAAGGACACGCAGCCAGATGCCCTACTCGCTCATTATAAAATGGGGGACAGGGCAGCTCGGGAGTGGGCAGGAATGCGGCGGGCTGGCCACCCATTTTATTTTACAtacccctcccccatcttccaATAGGCTAGCATGGGGGAGGGGCATAAAATTCCCCCCATAGTCCAAAATCATTCATTGTCAAGTTCTTATGAGCAGGAAGCATCTGGTCTCCCCTCAAGGGAAGGAGCAGCAGCGTACATGGAGATATTTGTCAGTCTAAGGTGCTGATCCTTAAAAATCAATTTCAGGAAGTGGGATAGGATAGCTGACTCAGGCCTATTATCATCATGCACCCTTGTGCCAATCAGTCTCTAATTTACCTCTGGCTGTACTTATACGACAGAGAAGTGTCTTATTTAAGTTGTGCTCAAGGGGGCTGTTGATTGCTACTGGACAGTCTTCAAATACACTCCTAGGAGAGTACCACTAATACAATTCTATAGAATCCAGTGAAACGAAAATGATCCCCCAGGTTATACCCATAACTCCCAGGCTGAGTCTGCAAAGAGCAGAATCACTTATTAGATCTTCTGATCTGCTCATCTTGCACACCAGATAACCAAAGGTTGGCGGTGAGTGAAAATTGAGTTTGAGAAATGGCATTTTGAATGAATGCAGACATCTTTAGCCATCCCGGTGTTTACAATCAGGTTCTTTATTACAGATACCCCAGAGTAATTTCAACTAAGGTGACGTCTTTCCATTCTATTTATTGTTGGAAGATTCGGTAGACTCCTTCTTATGGAAAATAGTAAATGCTActcattggcccagatcttctggtct contains these protein-coding regions:
- the LOC121289646 gene encoding 5-hydroxytryptamine receptor 7, translating into MLWAVSDLIMDINGSYISNVRWHTREGTLQELHTPMMRAGSLHAQLLQIVHYPTASARPTAATSLQHNGTNCGEQILRYGDTEKVIIGAILSIITLLTVSGNCLVMISVCFVKKLRQPSNYLIVSLALADLSVALAVMPFVIVTDLIGGQWIFGQVFCNVFIAMDVMCCTASIMTLCVISIDRYLGITRPLTYPVRQNGKGMAKMILCVWLLAASITLPPLFGWAKNINDGKVCLISQDFGYTIYSTAVAFYIPMSVMLLMYHQIFKAAKKSAAKHTFAGFPRPGDKRMSEAAKIGVKPRKESEECAHFARLLKNDRKNMSIFKREQKAATTLGIVVGAFTVCWLPFFILSTARPFICGTECSCIPLWLERTIMWFGYTNSLLNPFIYALFNRDLRTTYHNLLRCRYRNINRKLSAAGMHEALKMAERPELVL